The following proteins are encoded in a genomic region of Cryptococcus neoformans var. neoformans JEC21 chromosome 2 sequence:
- a CDS encoding expressed protein — protein sequence MSQTSNSQAKPARQRKSSLPPSLPDDVTDIPMWDLLELEPPPSDEELERNYSAALKELWHEEFNGEFSYNFRLFFNLERCVRTRPLHPPSLTFHVFVGFVQERPLSRVLSATMRTPYSKTKVKAAVDRWIPKLETAEEQEEEDGDWVASSKSSGTDHVKSSSKVTSTSSSQGGIRRPDYVLEVTCRHVGGRKSTSIPLSIEIKAFPLNDFGHPQSQSEADKAFVKGLSQTAMYALAGWEMYRYRRSLFICGPAFCRVFVLDDNVLAVEVSSPPTSLSPLNVPSFFSSYSYGSMPHNLISPLANEESVSPTLFKHNPDYTINPLSCRLLESFIRGTLERTLRQTVGEALGCQAEEMDTDYLSASHSGIAFATLTPLSNRQNLVAHARDNATISKAANSGAGRKKKASSKKGSYLKTRGNRRDPGGESGGDRGASGGDGDGRGDTGGGNGERGGDGGAHFSGSGFARDEGGEDTDAKRTHNLSGSHDKHLPIEALDSSPEAESVVWKESGCLAKPNGRNRFNDWLEALSQAEKATDISSNGVSPATDTIEDVADLAMDSNEYQQLRITTLLADLDVRFVSVSSAQMDELFSADSSVYSFASYITG from the exons ATGAGCCAAACTAGTAACAGTCAAGCCAAGCCCGCCCGACAGCGTAAATCATCATTGCCACCCAGCCTGCCTGACGATGTTACCGACATTCCCATGTGGGATCTTTTGGAACTGGAACCCCCTCCTAGTGACGAAGAATTGGAGAGGAACTACTCTGCTGCTCTGAAAGAGTTATGGCACGAAGAATTCAATGGGGAGTTTAGCTACAATTTtcgactcttcttcaatctcgaGAGATGTGTCAGAACTCGGCCGCTCCACCCTCCTAGCCTCACATTTCATGTTTTTGTTGGATTTGTACAAGAACGGCCACTGTCTCGCGTTCTGTCAGCAACGATGAGGACTCCTTATTCAAAAACAAAAGTGAAGGCAGCAGTCGACAGGTGGATACCGAAATTGGAAACGgcggaggagcaggaggaggaggatggggattGGGTGGCATCCAGCAAGTCGTCTGGAACAGACC ACGTAAAGTCATCCAGTAAGGTTACGTCTACGTCATCCTCTCAAGGGGGCATTCGACGCCCGGATTATGTGCTTGAAGTTACATGCCGGCACGTTGGTGGCAGAAAATCCACATCTATCCCCCTCTCCATCGAAATTAAAGCTTTCCCTTTGAATGATTTTGGCCATCCACAATCCCAATCAGAGGCCGATAAAGCTTTCGTGAAGGGTCTGAGTCAGACGGCAATGTATGCGCTGGCGGGATGGGAGATGTACCGATATCGTCGCAGTCTTTTCATTTGTGGACCGGCTTTTTGTAGGGTCTTTGTGCTCGACGACAACGTTCTTGCTGTTGAAGTGTCGTCACCTCCAACCTCTTTGTCGCCCCTCAATGtgccttccttcttttcctcatACAGTTACGGCTCAATGCCGCATAATCTTATATCCCCTCTCGCCAATGAAGAGTCGGTTTCGCCGACTCTATTCAAACATAACCCTGATTACACTATCAACCCCCTCTCGTGTCGTCTTTTGGAATCATTCATCCGAGGCACTTTGGAAAGAACCCTTCGCCAAACCGTTGGCGAGGCTCTAGGCTGCCAGGcagaggagatggacaCTGACTACCTGTCAGCTTCCCATTCAGGTATAGCTTTTGCAACATTGACTCCTTTGTCGAATAGACAGAATTTGGTTGCCCATGCTCGTGATAACGCCACTATCAGCAAAGCCGCCAATTCTGGTGCAGGCCGTAAGAAAAAAGCTAGCTCTAAGAAGGGTTCCTATTTAAAGACGCGTGGGAATAGAAGAGATCCGGGTGGCGAGAGCGGTGGTGACAGAGGAGCAAGTGGGGGCGATGGGGATGGTAGGGGTGATACGGGTGGTGGAAATGGTGAGCgtggtggagatggcggAGCACACTTTTCAGGATCGGGATTTGCCCGCGATGAGGGAGGTGAAGACACCGACGCCAAAAGGACTCATAACCTGTCAGGCTCTCATGATAAGCATCTGCCTATTGAGGCTCTTGATAGTTCACCAGAGGCAGAGAGCGTTGTATGGAAGGAAAGCGGCTGTTTGGCTAAACCAAACGGACGCAATC GATTTAACGATTGGCTGGAAGCCCTTTCGCAGGCCGAGAAAGCTACTGATATTTCCAGCAATGGCGTATCACCTGCCACCGACACCATCGAAGATGTAGCTGACCTTGCCATGGACTCAAACGAGTACCAACAGTTACGTATAACTACCCTCCTGGCCGATTTGGACGTACGCTTTGTGTCGGTCAGCAGCGCCCAAATGGATGAACTATTTTCTGCTGATTCTTCAGTATATTCATTCGCATCCTACATCACTGGCTAA